A single region of the Vicia villosa cultivar HV-30 ecotype Madison, WI linkage group LG4, Vvil1.0, whole genome shotgun sequence genome encodes:
- the LOC131598842 gene encoding ADP-glucose phosphorylase, with protein MKLLFHNISPQQDQKQPKTMSSSTSQTQNPQLRKDPISNRWVIFSPARSKRPTDFKSKSPSNPNPNTTCPFCIGNEHQCAPEIFRVPTNDPNWKIRVIQNLYPALSRDLIDPVGVTSGSVLDGFGFHDVVIETPVHSVQLCDLSREEIGEVFVAYTKRIQQLAKHNSIKYVQVFKNHGAAAGASMTHSHSQMIAMPVIPPTVSARLASMKDFYNQTGKCCVCEIQRGDLLIDSSTYFFSLVPYAASFPFEIWIVPRYHSAHFHELDAEKAVDLGGLLKQMLRKISLQLNDPPFNFMIHTSPLHGDESELTYTHWFIQIVPQLIGTAGFELATGCYINPVFPEDAAKVLREVNVPESE; from the exons ATGAAACTACTTTTTCACAATATTTCACCACAACAAGACCAAAAACAACCCAAAACcatgtcatcttcaacctcccaaaCCCAAAACCCCCAACTTCGCAAAGACCCAATTTCAAACCGCTGGGTAATCTTCTCACCCGCAAGATCAAAGCGACCCACCGACTTCAAATCCAAATCACCCTCAAACCCTAACCCCAACACCACCTGCCCTTTCTGCATCGGCAACGAACACCAATGCGCACCCGAAATCTTCCGGGTCCCGACAAATGACCCGAACTGGAAGATTCGGGTCATTCAGAATCTTTACCCGGCCCTCTCACGCGATCTTATAGACCCGGTTGGTGTAACTTCCGGTTCGGTTTTGGATGGGTTTGGGTTTCATGATGTTGTTATTGAAACTCCGGTTCATTCGGTTCAGCTTTGTGATTTGTCGAGGGAGGAAATTGGAGAGGTTTTTGTTGCTTATACGAAGAGAATTCAACAACTTGCTAAGCACAACTCTATCAAATACGTTCAG GTGTTTAAAAACCACGGTGCTGCAGCCGGTGCATCAATGACTCATTCCCATAGTCAAATGATAGCCATGCCGGTTATTCCGCCTACTGTTTCCGCACGCCTTGCAAGTATGAAGGATTTTTACAATCAGACTGGGAAATGTTGTGTTTGTGAAATTCAACGCGGGGATCTTTTGATCGATTCCTCGACCTACTTCTTTTCATTGGTTCCTTATGCCGCTTCATTTCCTTTTGAAATATGGATCGTTCCTCGTTATCACTCTGCTCATTTCCATGAATTGGATGCCGAAAAG GCAGTTGATCTCGGAGGTTTATTGAAACAGATGCTGAGGAAGATTTCTTTGCAGTTGAACGATCCGCCGTTCAACTTTATGATTCACACTAGTCCACTTCATGGCGATGAATCGGAATTGACATACACTCATTGGTTTATACAGATAGTGCCTCAACTAATTGGGACGGCGGGTTTCGAGCTCGCAACTGGGTGTTACATAAATCCAGTTTTCCCAGAGGATGCTGCAAAGGTTCTAAGAGAAGTGAATGTTCCAGAATCAGAATAA
- the LOC131594534 gene encoding ADP-glucose phosphorylase-like gives MRTKTVGGKKRCLTLSATSPFSSITPDSDDEDPNPHLRKDVIQNRWVIFSQDRTKKPCEFKGKSTFNTNPSRNKPCIFCIGYEDECTPEIFRVPFDELNWKIRVVEHPYPALSRYVPELHNVPVEDTVLDGFGIHDVVIESPIHSDQLLELSPREIGEVFVAFINRIHELLHLGSIKYIQVFKNHGASAGASMSHSHSQILALPIIPTTVSTRLSNMKNYFYQTGKCCICEIQHEDLLIDSSTYFFSLVPFAASYPFEIWIIPRNHSAHFHELDAEMAFDLGGLMRQTLRKISFQLNNPPFNFMIHTSPLHGDGSELAYSHWYIQIVPQLVPTTGVELGTGCHVNPVLPEDAAKVLREVVVPVFAHERRTIGFSPPSKIVDYSEAFTTKEVFPTREYLLNWARAIGRENGFTVIIQRSDNGGTGKKKIGRKTTVILGCERSGKYRQYKDALARKTGTKKCGCPFRLRGRPVRNGDGWKVNVVCGFHNHEVIETAIGSTYAGRLSGEEKSLVDDLTKSMVKPKDILQTLKERNEDNLTSIKQIYNVRQQLKRSSRLLES, from the exons ATGAGAACGAAAACCGTTGGCGGAAAAAAGCGTTGCCTCACACTCTCCGCAACTTCTCCATTCTCCTCCATTACTCCA gaTAGCGATGATGAAGATCCAAATCCACATCTCCGAAAAGACGTAATCCAGAACCGTTGGGTAATCTTCTCGCAAGACAGAACGAAGAAGCCTTGCGAATTCAAGGGAAAATCGACGTTCAACACAAACCCTAGCAGAAACAAGCCGTGTATTTTTTGCATTGGTTATGAGGATGAATGCACGCCTGAGATCTTCCGTGTTCCGTTCGACGAACTCAATTGGAAGATTCGTGTCGTGGAGCATCCTTATCCGGCTCTTTCGAGGTATGTTCCGGAGCTTCATAATGTTCCGGTGGAGGATACGGTTTTGGATGGGTTTGGGATTCATGATGTTGTTATTGAGAGTCCCATTCATTCTGATCAGTTGTTGGAGTTGTCGCCGAGGGAGATTGGAGAGGTTTTTGTCGCGTTTATTAATAGGATTCATGAATTGCTTCACCTTGGGTCTATCAAATACATTCAG GTGTTTAAAAACCACGGGGCTTCAGCTGGTGCATCAATGAGTCATTCTCATAGTCAAATCCTGGCCTTACCAATTATTCCAACCACTGTTTCTACCCGTCTTTCAAATATGAAGAATTATTTTTATCAGACAGGGAAATGCTGTATATGTGAAATTCAACATGAGGATCTTTTGATTGATTCATCTACCTATTTCTTTTCATTGGTTCCTTTTGCTGCTTCATATCCTTTTGAGATATGGATTATTCCCCGGAATCACTCTGCTCATTTCCATGAATTGGATGCTGAAATG GCATTTGATCTTGGAGGTTTGATGAGACAAACTCTTAGAAAGATATCTTTTCAATTGAACAATCCGCCATTCAACTTCATGATTCATACTAGTCCACTGCATGGTGATGGGTCAGAGTTAGCATACAGTCATTGGTATATACAAATAGTACCTCAGCTAGTTCCGACAACTGGTGTTGAGCTTGGAACTGGGTGTCACGTCAACCCTGTTTTGCCCGAGGATGCTGCAAAGGTTCTAAGAGAAGTGGTTGTTCCTGTGTTTGCACATGAAAG gCGCACCATAGGTTTTTCACCTCCAAGTAAGATTGTGGATTATAGTGAGGCATTCACCACTAAAGAG GTGTTTCCTACCCGCGAATATCTACTGAATTGGGCTCGAGCCATTGGGAGAGAAAATGGATTTACTGTCATTATTCAGAGATCAGACAATGGTGGTACAGGGAAGAAGAAGATAGGAAGGAAAACAACTGTTATTCTGGGTTGTGAAAGAAGCGGAAAATATAGACAATATAAAGACGCATTAGCTCGCAAGACTGGAACGAAGAAATGTGGATGTCCATTCAGACTAAGAGGAAGACCTGTTAGAAACGGCGATGGATGGAAAGTGAATGTAGTGTGTGGATTTCACAACCATGAAGTAATTGAAACAGCGATTGGGAGCACATATGCAGGTCGACTAAGCGGAGAAGAGAAGTCTTTGGTCGACGATTTGACGAAGAGTATGGTAAAACCAAAAGACATATTACAGACATTGAAAGAAAGAAATGAAGACAATCTGACTTCTATCAAGCAGATTTATAATGTGCGCCAACAGTTAAAACGTTCTTCTAGATTATTAGAAAGTTAG
- the LOC131594535 gene encoding YTH domain-containing protein ECT4-like isoform X1, producing MSTASSPDPSKVAERIQNITLDSESRTVVVPDAPKNGHGAANDGPKPFNPNASFVPHVHPSTAYYYGGYDGQNNYEWNPYNSYVNSNGGMAQGVFGDSGSYMYPQGYGYAPYGSYPSPSSSPSLPPDETIYGMQQYQYPSYYHPPASANGTYGANKINGHGGKTSTDVTAEHVPTSVMNKGNASTVTNGYSSNNNGANDSYQRAGFPVAEYQDPRVGTHGTQQSYPSDPSLFSDRQSKHGSKFGLSSAAMPAKDFNSQRNTNFPQPLPQFTNMYASMHSSGLGLSSGYAVNGMYPNNTAYSQYGNTYRARSNFGSTAYGSRAGSFDNKFKASSYGRGFDHVKKNTDGFGELNKGPRGSNTSDDKNVKSLGAVTLLLKGQDLPIKSDDNKEVLPVPNKQQYNGEDLSESYSDAKFYVIKSYSEDDIHKSMKYSVWTSTPNGNKKLDAAYQEAKEKSGDCPIFLLFSVNTSGQFVGLAEMVSPVDFDRTVEYWQQDRWTGCFSVKWHIIKDIPNNVLRHITLENNEYKPVTNSRDTQEVKFEKGIEILKIFKEYSSKTCILDDFGFYEAREKATQEKKAKEQLLTKDMVSKSNDLTSVGTDLLPKSLDETSTNESAIPDAAETKENLTEGNGLTSPTEPPADSSNSSLTGDKTGEEVKP from the exons ATGTCAACTGCTTCCTCTCCAGACCCCTCAA AAGTTGCTGAGAGAATACAGAATATAACCTTGGATTCTGAGTCCAGGACGGTTGTGGTTCCTGATGCGCCAAAG AATGGACATGGTGCTGCTAATGATGGGCCCAAGCCATTTAATCCAAATGCGAGTTTTGTTCCACATGTTCACCCTTCTACTGCATACTATTATGGAG GTTATGATGGGCAAAACAACTATGAGTGGAATCCTTATAACAGCTATGTGAACTCCAATGGCGGGATGGCACAA GGTGTTTTTGGAGATAGTGGTTCTTACATGTACCCTCAAGGTTATGGTTATGCACCATATGGGTCCTATCCATCTCCCAGTTCATCTCCATCCCTTCCACCTGATGAAACGATTTATGGGATGCAACAGTACCAGTATCCTTCTTACTATCATCCTCCAGCTTCTGCCAATGGGACATATGGTGCTAACAAAATAAATGGTCATGGAGGGAAAACTTCAACTGATGTTACTGCTGAACATGTCCCTACATCAGTAATGAATAAAGGAAATGCCTCTACTGTGACAAATGGATATTCTTCAAATAACAATGGGGCAAATGATTCTTACCAAAGGGCTGGCTTTCCTGTGGCTGAATATCAAGATCCAAGAGTAGGTACTCATGGGACTCAGCAATCATACCCTTCGGATCCTTCATTATTTTCTGACAGGCAGTCCAAACATGGATCAAAATTTGGATTATCTTCGGCAGCTATGCCTGCCAAAGATTTTAACTCTCAAAGGAATACCAATTTTCCGCAGCCACTTCCGCAATTCACA AACATGTATGCTTCCATGCATTCATCTGGACTAGGACTGTCTTCTGGATATGCTGTTAATGGGATGTACCCGAACAACACGGCGTACAGCCAATATGGAAACACATACAGAGCTAGGTCAAATTTTGGATCTACTGCATATGGATCCAGAGCAGGTTCTTTTGATAACAAGTTTAAAGCCTCAAGTTATGGCCGAGGTTTTGACCATGTCAAAAAAAACACTGATGGCTTTGGTGAGCTGAACAAGGGACCAAGAGGTTCCAATACTTCTGATGATAAAAATGTCAAAAGTCTTGGAGCTGTCACATTATTGCTCAAGGGTCAGGACCTTCCCATCAAGAGTGATGATAATAAAGAAGTGCTTCCAGTTCCCAACAAGCAACAGTACAATGGGGAAGATTTATCTGAGAGTTATTCTGATGCAAAGTTTTATGTCATCAAGTCTTATAGCGAGGATGATATTCATAAAAGTATGAAATACAGTGTGTGGACAAGCACCCCCAATGGCAACAAGAAGCTAGATGCAGCATATCAGGAAGCCAAGGAGAAGTCTGGTGACTGTCCCATATTTTTGCTATTTTCG GTCAATACTAGTGGACAGTTTGTTGGTTTGGCTGAAATGGTGAGTCCAGTTGATTTTGACAGAACCGTAGAGTATTGGCAGCAGGACAGGTGGACTGGTTGCTTTTCTGTCAAGTGGCATATCATAAAGGATATCCCAAATAATGTGTTGAGACACATAACGCTAGAAAACAATGAATACAAACCTGTTACAAACAGTAGAGACACTCAAGAG GTCAAGTTTGAGAAGGGTATTGAAATCCTCAAAATCTTCAAGGAGTATTCAAGCAAAACATGCATTCTGGATGATTTTGGATTTTATGAGGCTCGCGAAAAGGCAACTCAGGAGAAAAAAGCCAAGGAACAATTGCTCACAAAAGACATG GTCAGCAAGTCCAATGATTTAACATCTGTTGGAACAGACTTATTGCCCAAGTCCCTTGATGAAACTTCGACGAATGAATCAGCTATTCCTGATGCAGCAGAAACAAAGGAGAATCTTACCGAAGGGAATGGACTTACTTCACCTACTGAACCACCTGCAGACTCTTCGAATAGCAGCTTAACCGGTGACAAAACCGGTGAAGAAGTCAAGCCGTAG
- the LOC131594535 gene encoding YTH domain-containing protein ECT4-like isoform X2, with protein sequence MSTASSPDPSIAERIQNITLDSESRTVVVPDAPKNGHGAANDGPKPFNPNASFVPHVHPSTAYYYGGYDGQNNYEWNPYNSYVNSNGGMAQGVFGDSGSYMYPQGYGYAPYGSYPSPSSSPSLPPDETIYGMQQYQYPSYYHPPASANGTYGANKINGHGGKTSTDVTAEHVPTSVMNKGNASTVTNGYSSNNNGANDSYQRAGFPVAEYQDPRVGTHGTQQSYPSDPSLFSDRQSKHGSKFGLSSAAMPAKDFNSQRNTNFPQPLPQFTNMYASMHSSGLGLSSGYAVNGMYPNNTAYSQYGNTYRARSNFGSTAYGSRAGSFDNKFKASSYGRGFDHVKKNTDGFGELNKGPRGSNTSDDKNVKSLGAVTLLLKGQDLPIKSDDNKEVLPVPNKQQYNGEDLSESYSDAKFYVIKSYSEDDIHKSMKYSVWTSTPNGNKKLDAAYQEAKEKSGDCPIFLLFSVNTSGQFVGLAEMVSPVDFDRTVEYWQQDRWTGCFSVKWHIIKDIPNNVLRHITLENNEYKPVTNSRDTQEVKFEKGIEILKIFKEYSSKTCILDDFGFYEAREKATQEKKAKEQLLTKDMVSKSNDLTSVGTDLLPKSLDETSTNESAIPDAAETKENLTEGNGLTSPTEPPADSSNSSLTGDKTGEEVKP encoded by the exons ATGTCAACTGCTTCCTCTCCAGACCCCTCAA TTGCTGAGAGAATACAGAATATAACCTTGGATTCTGAGTCCAGGACGGTTGTGGTTCCTGATGCGCCAAAG AATGGACATGGTGCTGCTAATGATGGGCCCAAGCCATTTAATCCAAATGCGAGTTTTGTTCCACATGTTCACCCTTCTACTGCATACTATTATGGAG GTTATGATGGGCAAAACAACTATGAGTGGAATCCTTATAACAGCTATGTGAACTCCAATGGCGGGATGGCACAA GGTGTTTTTGGAGATAGTGGTTCTTACATGTACCCTCAAGGTTATGGTTATGCACCATATGGGTCCTATCCATCTCCCAGTTCATCTCCATCCCTTCCACCTGATGAAACGATTTATGGGATGCAACAGTACCAGTATCCTTCTTACTATCATCCTCCAGCTTCTGCCAATGGGACATATGGTGCTAACAAAATAAATGGTCATGGAGGGAAAACTTCAACTGATGTTACTGCTGAACATGTCCCTACATCAGTAATGAATAAAGGAAATGCCTCTACTGTGACAAATGGATATTCTTCAAATAACAATGGGGCAAATGATTCTTACCAAAGGGCTGGCTTTCCTGTGGCTGAATATCAAGATCCAAGAGTAGGTACTCATGGGACTCAGCAATCATACCCTTCGGATCCTTCATTATTTTCTGACAGGCAGTCCAAACATGGATCAAAATTTGGATTATCTTCGGCAGCTATGCCTGCCAAAGATTTTAACTCTCAAAGGAATACCAATTTTCCGCAGCCACTTCCGCAATTCACA AACATGTATGCTTCCATGCATTCATCTGGACTAGGACTGTCTTCTGGATATGCTGTTAATGGGATGTACCCGAACAACACGGCGTACAGCCAATATGGAAACACATACAGAGCTAGGTCAAATTTTGGATCTACTGCATATGGATCCAGAGCAGGTTCTTTTGATAACAAGTTTAAAGCCTCAAGTTATGGCCGAGGTTTTGACCATGTCAAAAAAAACACTGATGGCTTTGGTGAGCTGAACAAGGGACCAAGAGGTTCCAATACTTCTGATGATAAAAATGTCAAAAGTCTTGGAGCTGTCACATTATTGCTCAAGGGTCAGGACCTTCCCATCAAGAGTGATGATAATAAAGAAGTGCTTCCAGTTCCCAACAAGCAACAGTACAATGGGGAAGATTTATCTGAGAGTTATTCTGATGCAAAGTTTTATGTCATCAAGTCTTATAGCGAGGATGATATTCATAAAAGTATGAAATACAGTGTGTGGACAAGCACCCCCAATGGCAACAAGAAGCTAGATGCAGCATATCAGGAAGCCAAGGAGAAGTCTGGTGACTGTCCCATATTTTTGCTATTTTCG GTCAATACTAGTGGACAGTTTGTTGGTTTGGCTGAAATGGTGAGTCCAGTTGATTTTGACAGAACCGTAGAGTATTGGCAGCAGGACAGGTGGACTGGTTGCTTTTCTGTCAAGTGGCATATCATAAAGGATATCCCAAATAATGTGTTGAGACACATAACGCTAGAAAACAATGAATACAAACCTGTTACAAACAGTAGAGACACTCAAGAG GTCAAGTTTGAGAAGGGTATTGAAATCCTCAAAATCTTCAAGGAGTATTCAAGCAAAACATGCATTCTGGATGATTTTGGATTTTATGAGGCTCGCGAAAAGGCAACTCAGGAGAAAAAAGCCAAGGAACAATTGCTCACAAAAGACATG GTCAGCAAGTCCAATGATTTAACATCTGTTGGAACAGACTTATTGCCCAAGTCCCTTGATGAAACTTCGACGAATGAATCAGCTATTCCTGATGCAGCAGAAACAAAGGAGAATCTTACCGAAGGGAATGGACTTACTTCACCTACTGAACCACCTGCAGACTCTTCGAATAGCAGCTTAACCGGTGACAAAACCGGTGAAGAAGTCAAGCCGTAG
- the LOC131594535 gene encoding YTH domain-containing protein ECT2-like isoform X3 encodes MAQGVFGDSGSYMYPQGYGYAPYGSYPSPSSSPSLPPDETIYGMQQYQYPSYYHPPASANGTYGANKINGHGGKTSTDVTAEHVPTSVMNKGNASTVTNGYSSNNNGANDSYQRAGFPVAEYQDPRVGTHGTQQSYPSDPSLFSDRQSKHGSKFGLSSAAMPAKDFNSQRNTNFPQPLPQFTNMYASMHSSGLGLSSGYAVNGMYPNNTAYSQYGNTYRARSNFGSTAYGSRAGSFDNKFKASSYGRGFDHVKKNTDGFGELNKGPRGSNTSDDKNVKSLGAVTLLLKGQDLPIKSDDNKEVLPVPNKQQYNGEDLSESYSDAKFYVIKSYSEDDIHKSMKYSVWTSTPNGNKKLDAAYQEAKEKSGDCPIFLLFSVNTSGQFVGLAEMVSPVDFDRTVEYWQQDRWTGCFSVKWHIIKDIPNNVLRHITLENNEYKPVTNSRDTQEVKFEKGIEILKIFKEYSSKTCILDDFGFYEAREKATQEKKAKEQLLTKDMVSKSNDLTSVGTDLLPKSLDETSTNESAIPDAAETKENLTEGNGLTSPTEPPADSSNSSLTGDKTGEEVKP; translated from the exons ATGGCACAA GGTGTTTTTGGAGATAGTGGTTCTTACATGTACCCTCAAGGTTATGGTTATGCACCATATGGGTCCTATCCATCTCCCAGTTCATCTCCATCCCTTCCACCTGATGAAACGATTTATGGGATGCAACAGTACCAGTATCCTTCTTACTATCATCCTCCAGCTTCTGCCAATGGGACATATGGTGCTAACAAAATAAATGGTCATGGAGGGAAAACTTCAACTGATGTTACTGCTGAACATGTCCCTACATCAGTAATGAATAAAGGAAATGCCTCTACTGTGACAAATGGATATTCTTCAAATAACAATGGGGCAAATGATTCTTACCAAAGGGCTGGCTTTCCTGTGGCTGAATATCAAGATCCAAGAGTAGGTACTCATGGGACTCAGCAATCATACCCTTCGGATCCTTCATTATTTTCTGACAGGCAGTCCAAACATGGATCAAAATTTGGATTATCTTCGGCAGCTATGCCTGCCAAAGATTTTAACTCTCAAAGGAATACCAATTTTCCGCAGCCACTTCCGCAATTCACA AACATGTATGCTTCCATGCATTCATCTGGACTAGGACTGTCTTCTGGATATGCTGTTAATGGGATGTACCCGAACAACACGGCGTACAGCCAATATGGAAACACATACAGAGCTAGGTCAAATTTTGGATCTACTGCATATGGATCCAGAGCAGGTTCTTTTGATAACAAGTTTAAAGCCTCAAGTTATGGCCGAGGTTTTGACCATGTCAAAAAAAACACTGATGGCTTTGGTGAGCTGAACAAGGGACCAAGAGGTTCCAATACTTCTGATGATAAAAATGTCAAAAGTCTTGGAGCTGTCACATTATTGCTCAAGGGTCAGGACCTTCCCATCAAGAGTGATGATAATAAAGAAGTGCTTCCAGTTCCCAACAAGCAACAGTACAATGGGGAAGATTTATCTGAGAGTTATTCTGATGCAAAGTTTTATGTCATCAAGTCTTATAGCGAGGATGATATTCATAAAAGTATGAAATACAGTGTGTGGACAAGCACCCCCAATGGCAACAAGAAGCTAGATGCAGCATATCAGGAAGCCAAGGAGAAGTCTGGTGACTGTCCCATATTTTTGCTATTTTCG GTCAATACTAGTGGACAGTTTGTTGGTTTGGCTGAAATGGTGAGTCCAGTTGATTTTGACAGAACCGTAGAGTATTGGCAGCAGGACAGGTGGACTGGTTGCTTTTCTGTCAAGTGGCATATCATAAAGGATATCCCAAATAATGTGTTGAGACACATAACGCTAGAAAACAATGAATACAAACCTGTTACAAACAGTAGAGACACTCAAGAG GTCAAGTTTGAGAAGGGTATTGAAATCCTCAAAATCTTCAAGGAGTATTCAAGCAAAACATGCATTCTGGATGATTTTGGATTTTATGAGGCTCGCGAAAAGGCAACTCAGGAGAAAAAAGCCAAGGAACAATTGCTCACAAAAGACATG GTCAGCAAGTCCAATGATTTAACATCTGTTGGAACAGACTTATTGCCCAAGTCCCTTGATGAAACTTCGACGAATGAATCAGCTATTCCTGATGCAGCAGAAACAAAGGAGAATCTTACCGAAGGGAATGGACTTACTTCACCTACTGAACCACCTGCAGACTCTTCGAATAGCAGCTTAACCGGTGACAAAACCGGTGAAGAAGTCAAGCCGTAG